The Acidimicrobiia bacterium region ATCACCAATCTCCGGATCGAACTGGACGGCGATCTCGACCTGCACACGTTCCTGGGCCTCGCCGACGATGGTCATGCCGGGTTCAAAGGTATCAACGCCCGGGTTCATCTCGAGCTGGATGCCGATCCAGACCAGATCGCGGCGCTGCACCGCAAGGTGATCGGGACGTCTCCGGTGGGTCACACTCTCAGCCGGGCCATTCCGCTGGAAGTGACGCTGGTTTAGCGTTCGGGCTGGCCCGGTTACCCCAGGTGACCGGGCCAGCTGCCGGACTCGCTCCAGATTTGTTTTGAGAGACGTTGGAGGCGATGTGATCGAACGCAACTATGGGTTCAACACCCGGTCGATTCACGCCGGTCAACCGCCCGACCCTGAGACCGGGGCTCGCGCCATGCCCATTTATGCCACCACGTCGTTCGTGTTCGACGATCCCCAGCAGGCTGCTGACCTGTTTGCGCTCCAGACCTACGGCAACATCTATACCCGGATTGGGAATCCGACCACGGCCGCATTTGAAGAACGAATAGCGTCTCTTGAGGGCGGGATCGGTGCTCTGGCCACTGCTTCGGGCATGTCGGCGCAGCTCATCTCGATATTGACACTGTGCCAACAGGGCGACTCCATCGTTTCGTCGAAGTCGCTCTATGGCGGCACGTTTACACAATTCGATGTGACGCTCCGGCGGATGGGAATCGACGTTACGTTTGTCGATGTCTCAGACGAACAGGCGTTGCGTGAGGCGATTGGCCAGACAACAAAACTGGTGTACGCCGAGACGATCGGCAATCCTCGGGGTGACATCGTTGACATTGCCAGGGTCTCAGAGGTTGCCCACGAACACGGTCTCCCTCTCATCGTCGACAACACCTTCGCCACTCCCTACCTGTGCCGGCCGATCGAGCATGGCGCAGACATCGTCGTCCACTCGGCGACCAAGTTCATCGGTGGACATGGGACCGTGATTGCCGGTTGTATCGTTGAGTCGGGTCGGTTTCCGTTCGACAACGGTAACTTCCCGGTGATTACCGAGCCGTCACGGGCCTACCATGACCTGCGGTTTTGGGAGAACTTCCGGGAGTACGCCTATCTGACGAAGGCCCGGGTTGAGTTGCTTCGTGATATCGGGGCGTCGCTTTCTCCGTTCAATGCTTTTCAGATCCTTATCGGTCTGGAGACACTGTCGCTGCGGATGGACCGACACGTTTCAAATGCCAAAGCGGTTGCGGAGTATCTGCACGCTCATCCGGCTGTCGCCTGGGTGGCTTTTCCGATTTTTGAGGACAACCCGTGGACCGAACTGGCCAAGCGGTATCTGCCCAAAGGGCCCGGGGCGGTCTTTACGTTCGGTCTGAAGGATGGCTTTGAGGCGGGAGTGTCCTTCATAAAGCGCGTCGAGCTTGCCAGCCATCTCGCCAACGTCGGTGACGCCAAAACACTCGTCATTCACCCGGCGTCGACCACCCACCAGCAGGTGCCAACCGAGGAACGAGCCGGTATGGGCATCGGCGAAGACACCATCCGAATTTCGGTTGGGCTTGAGGATGTCGAGGACATCATTGCCGACCTCGAACAAGCCCTGAGGAGCGACCGATGACGCTGGTTGATGCCTCGAGTCATGATCGTCTTCGTATCTTGCGGACCGCCAGGTCGGTTGCCCTGGTTGGGGTCTCGGCCAACTCGCTGCGCTCGTCGAATTTCGTAGCCTCCTACCTCGTGCGGACTCCGTATCGGGTTTATGCCGTCAACCCGGCGTATGAGGAGGTGCTCGGCCAGAAGTGTTACCCGTCGCTGGCCTCGTTGCCGGAGGTGCCCGACGTGGTCGACGTGTTTCGCAAACGGGATGACCTGCCAGCCGTCGTCGATGAAGCCATCGCGGTAGGTGCCAGGGTGGTTTGGTTCCAACTCGGCCTACGCCATGATGAGGCCGCTCAGAAGGCCGTCGACGCCGGACTCGAGGTCGTCCAGGATCGGTGTTTCAAGATCGAGCACGCCCGATTTGCCGGCAGTCTGCACCTGGGTGGGTTCGACACGGGCGTGATCTCCAGCAAACGCCGCCGGCCCATCTGATTAGCCTGATTTGGTGATAGTTGGCCTGATAGCGAATCCTGCCTCCTCAAAAGACATCCGGCGACTGACCGGCCTGGCCCGGGTCGTCGACGTCGAGGAGAAGGCCAACCTCGTAGCTCGATTCCTCGTCGGGATCGCAGCCGAGTCGGGGGTCGAGGTGTTGGCCGTCGACGATCAGGCCGGTTTGGTTCGACGGGCGGTTCGGTTGGCGGGCGACCGGGGAGCCCCGGTCGGTTATCTCGACCTGGCGGTCGAAGGCAGCGAAGCGGATACGAGACTTGGTGCGGCCATGCTCCAAGCGTCGGGTGCCCGGGCGTTGGTGACGGTCGGTGGGGATGGTACGGTCCGGGCCGCGGCGGAGGGTTGGCCGGAGGCACCCCTGATACCTGTGGCGGCCGGCACCAACAATGCGTTCGCGCTGACCGAAGAACCAACGGTGATCGGCCTGGCCACCGCGCTGGCCGTGGCCGGTGATGGACGGGCCTTTGTTCCGACCACCGCTATCGCGGTACAGACCACCCGGGGTGATGCGGTAGCCGTGATTGACGCGGTCGTCGTGCGAGACCACTGGGTGGGGGCGGGTGCCATCGTAGGCCCCGATCAACTGGTCGAAGCCTTTGTCACGTCTTCGCGGCGGACTGCGGTGGGGATTGCTTCGATCAGCGCAGCGTTGGGACCGCTGGCCGGGGGCTATGCCCGACGGATTACGTTTGGGGGTTCGGCTGTCGTTCGAGCCGTGTTCGGACCGGGGGTCGTGCTGGACATTCCGGTGGCGGATTTTCATGACCTACCACGCGGATCGGAGGCGCGACTGCTGGAATCCGCCGGCCTGGTCGCCCTTGACGGTGAACGACGATTGCCCGCCGCCGGCGGTCTGGTGAGCGTAATCGCCGGACCGCGGGTACTCGATCTCGAAATGGCGTTATCAACCGGTTGAATCGACGTCACGTCTGCGGCCGGCGGCGTACCTTTAGGACGTTGAAGGGCACGGCGTCGCTAACCGGCCCACTGGGAATCCGATAGAGGAGGTACCCGATGGATATCCCCAAGGCACATCTGGTCGACATGTACGAGACGATGGTGCGGATCCGGCGATTCGAGGAACGGATCCGGGAGTTGTACTTCGCAGACAAGCTTCCCGCTTTTGATATCGCCGCCGGTCTGATCCCTGGCGAGATGCATCTTGCCGCCGGCCAAGAACCGGTAGCCGTAGGGATGCGACCCCATCTCCATCCGGGCGACGCCATCACGGCCACCCATCGACCCCACCATGTGGCCATCGCCCAGGGGGTGGATCTCAACAAGATGGCCGCCGAGATCTTCGGTCGGGAAACCGGGTTGGGGCACGGCAAGGGTGGGCATATGCACCTGTTCTCGGTGGAACCGAACTTCGGTTGTTCGGGGATCATCGGAGAGGGTATGCCAGTAGCGGTCGGAGCCGCCATGGCCTTCAAAGCCCGCGGCACCGGCAATATTGCCCTGTCGTACTTCGGTGAAGGAGCCGCCAACCAGGGGGCATTCCACGAATCGCTAAACCTGGCGGCCCTATGGAAGCTACCGGTCGTATTCATCTGCGAAGACAACGCCTACGCCATTTCGGTTCCCAAGGCGTCATCGACGGCCATTCCCGATAACAGTGATCGGGCCTCTGCCTACGGCATCCCCGGCGTCCTCGTTCCCGAGAACGATCCGGTGGCCGTGTACGAGGTAATGGGGGCCGCCATGGACCGAGCCCGGCGGGGCGACGGCCCGAGCCTCATCGAGATCAAAACCGACCGTCTGTGGGGCCATTTCGAAGGAGACGCCGACGCGTATCGATCAGATGAATTCAAAGAGGACATGAACGACCGCGACCCGTTGGTGGCGTTCGGCAAGCGACTCGTCGAGGAGGGCGTCCTGTCCGAAGCGGAGCAGGCGGCCATCAAAGAAAAGGAATACGCCACGGTCGAGGCGGCCATCGCCTTTGCGTTGGCCAGTCCCTATCCGGCCCCCGAAGCCGCCCTCAATCACGTTTTTGCATAGAAAGGACGAGTGACATGACAACGATGACTGATCGAAAACTGACTATGCAAAAAGCGATCGCAGAGGGGATCGCCCAGGAAATGGCGGTCGACCCGAGCGTGTTCGTCATGGGCGAAGACGTCGGCGTGTACGGCGGCATCTTCGGCGCAACCGAAGGCCTGCTCGACAAGTTCGGGCCGGAACGGGTTATCGACACGCCCATCTCCGAGACAGGCTTCATCGGGGCGGCGGTCGGGGCGGCCATCAACGGTATGCGGCCGATCGTGGAGTTGATGTTCGTCGACTTCTTTGGCGTATGCATGGATCAGATCTACAACAACATGGCCAAAATCCACTACTTCAGTGGCGGCAACATCAAGGTGCCGGCTGTGCTAACCACCGCGGTGGGCGGCGGCTATTCGGATGCGGGGCAGCACTCCCAGACCCTGTGGGGCCTGTTTGCGCATCTACCCGGTCTCAAGGTGGTGGTTCCGTCGAGTGCCTACGACGCCAAGGGGCTGATGATCTCGGCCATCCGGGACGACAACCCTGTCATGTATATGTTCCACAAGGGTGCTCTCGGCTTGGGGTGGATGGTCAACAATCCACACGCAACCGGACCGGTTCCCGAGGAGTCGTACACGGTGCCGATCGGAAAGGCCCGGGTGGCTCGCGAAGGTACCGACGTGACGATCGTCACGGTCGGTCTGTCGGTGCATAAGGCTCTCGACGCCGCCGCCCTCCTCGAGGCGGATGGTGTCTCAGCCGAAATCATCGACTTGCGGTCCCTCGTCCCTCTCGACCGGGAGGCGATCGTGGCGAGCGTTCAGAAGACCCATCGTCTACTGGTCGTCGACGAGGACTATCAGAGCTTCGGCATGAGCGGTGAAGTCATCACGACGGCCGTGCAAGGAGCGTTCGACTATCTCGATGCCCCACCGGTGCGGGTGGCTACGCCCGATATTCCGATCCCGTACAGCCACCCTCTGGAAACCTGGACGTTGCCGTCGGTTGATCGGATTGTCGCCGCAGTCACCGAAATGGTGTCGGGCTGATCCATGGCCGTCGATGTCCTGATGCCGGTGATCACCGAGGCCGGCGAGGAAGCCGTCATTACGGCCTGGTTCGTCGACGAGGGCCAGGCGTGTACCAGCGGGCAACTTATCGCCGAAGTGCAGGCCGAGAAGGTTGCCTCGGAGGTCCTGGCAACAGCTGACGGTTATGTCGTGAACCGGGTCGCCATTGGCGACCCGGTTCCACAAGATGGTGCCATCTGCCAGATAGTCGACACGGTCCCGGCGGCGTCGACCGAAGCGGTAACCGCCCCGGTCGCATCGTCGAACCTGGCTCCCCCGATCAAGGCGTCGCCTGCTGCCAAGCGACTGGCTCGCGAACTCGGCGTTGAACTGGACGGGGTGGCCGGGTCCGGTCCCGAGGGACGGATCACCGAGGGTGACGTCCGGGGGTTGGCCGTTGGAGCGGGAGGATTCACCGGTCTCCGGGCGGTGATTGCCCGCAACATGCGTCACAGTCACACGTCGACCGCGCCGGTGGCCTTGTTCACAACGGTTGACTTTGGAACTGTCGCTCCGAGCAGTATCACTGCCCGGGTGGTGAAGGCGGCCGCGACGGTTTTGGCGGACCATCCTCAACTCAACGGGACGAGGAACGGCGACGCTTTTGCATCGGCAGACCGGGCCAATGTGGCCGTGGCGATCCAGACCGATGAAGGTCTGGTGGCTCCGGTCGTGGCGGACCCGGCCGCCCAATCGATCGAGGCTCTGGCTGAGACGATTCGCGGCCTGGCAGATCGTGCGGCGAGCAGGACGCTGGACGCCACCGATTACGAGGGTGGCACGTTTACCGTGACCAACCTGGGCAGCTACGGGATTGACGGTTTCACTCCCATCATCAACTTGCCCCAGGTGGCCATTCTGGGCGTTGGTGCGGTGCGAACGGTTCCGGCCTTCGAAGCGGGCGGTGGCGTGGTGGCCGGCCATCAGATGGTGTTGTCGCTCACCTTCGATCATGCCTTCGTTGATGGCGCCCCGGCCGCTGCCTTTCTTCGGGACGTGGCCCGGGTGCTGGTGGAATCGAGTCGGTAGATCATCGTGTCGGGTCTTCGCAAATCATCGCGAGAAGTTGTTCGCGTTGTTCGCGTTTGTCTGGTGGCGGGGCCGCCGAATCCGTGTAAAGTGCCACCGACTGCGGACACGTACGGAACGGACTTTTGGTGGCGTCACCAGACCAGCCCTTAACAACCCGAACCTCAGGACTTCCTTCTCCGGTTAGAGCTCTTCTTGTTGTAGCTCTTCTGTATGCATTCCTGGTCGGTGTCAAGATGCTCGAGTCAGGCATCAAGGGCATCGGTTCTGACTACACGGATCCGTTGTTCGCCAGCGTATCCAATCCGCTCGCTGGCCTGTTCGTCGGGATTCTCGCCACCGTCCTGGTGCAGTCGTCGTCGGTGACAACCTCAACGATTGTCGGTCTCGTTGCCAGCGGCGTGGTGGGCGTCGAAGCTGCGGTGCCCATGATCATGGGTGCCAACATCGGTACGACGGTTACCAACACGCTCGTGTCGTTAACGAATGCTCGCCGCACCGAGCAATTCCGATTGGCGTTTGCGGCCGCCACGATGCACGACTTCTTCAATATCATTGTCGTGGTCATTCTGCTGCCGTTGGAGATCATGACCGGCTTCCTCCATAAGGCGGCGTCCCGGATCTCCGGCCTGTTCGTCGAAGGTAACCTTGGCGGGTCGTTCGATAGTCCGATCAAGGCAACCGTAAGTTGGCTCGCCAAGATCGCTTCCAACGGAATCGAAGCCCTTATTGGCAGCGAGGCGGCTGCGGCAGTCGTGCTCATTGCAGCGGCGATCGCCGTCATTTTCATCACGTTGACGTTCATCACCAAGAACATGCGGACGCTGGTAGCCCACCGGATCGAAGCGTCGCTCAATGCGGTGCTGGCAAAATCCGGGACGATCGGGATCATCGTTGGAATGGTGGTCACCATTGCTGTTCAATCCTCGAGTATCACGACCTCGATCCTGATCCCGTTGGTGGCTTCCGGGCTCCTCCTCGTCCGAAATGCCTACCCGATCACCCTCGGCGCCAATATCGGGACGACTATCACGGCGCTGCTCGCCGCTCTGGCGGCCGGGTCCGTGGATGGACTGACGATCGCGTTCACCCATACCTTGTTCAACGTCATTGGCATCTTGCTGATTTACCCGTGGCCGAAGATTCGGTACCTCCCGGTTCTCCTGGCCGAGGGCTTGGAGAACCTGGCTGTGAAGAGAAAATCGCTGGCACTCATATATACCTTTGGTGTGTTCGTTCTCGTTCCCTTCCTCGGTATTGTTGTTTTTACATAGGAGATAAACCATGGTGATGGCATTCTTTCGCGGACGCGGCGAATCGACCCTCGATGAGGTCAAAGGAACCCTGGTCAGCATGCTCGGGGATGGCCGGACCGTCTTCGACGCGGCGACCGGCGCCGTCTTTGGCGGAGGTAAGAGCAAAGAGACGAAGCAGACAGTGCGATCGACTGACCAGGAGATCAACACGGCTCAGCAGAGAGTCCGTCGTTCTCTCATGATGCACTCGGCGGTCACGGCGGCTGATCTACCTGCCGTCCTCGCCTATATGAGCATCGTCAAAGATGCCGAACGGATCGGCGATTATGCCAAGAACATGTACGACCTTGCGAGGTACGGTGCCAACTTCGAACTCGCCGACGATCACGATGAACTTCTGTCGTATCGTGATGCGGTCGGGCAATTGATCGACGATGCCGCGGCGACGTTTGCGACCCAGGACGAAGCTCAGGCTCAGAAGCTCATAGACAAAGCAGATCGCTTCCTGTTGGATTACGACCAGAAGATCAAAGCCGCCTTCCGGTCCGAAGGCACCGCAGATCAGGCTGTTGCCCGGGCGCTCTACTACCGGTACCTCAAGCGGATCACGGCGCACATCATGAATATGTTGACGGCGATTGTCATGCCGATCGAGCGTCTCGATTACTACGACGAGGCTCCCGAAGACCGCTAGTCACAAGACTCTCTATCGGGCCTGCTTTGGACTGGCGGCCTTCCAGGCATCACGGATCTTGGTCTTCGAGGTCCTGAGCATGCTGCCACGGTATATCCGGCCGGCCAACCTCATGAGTAGGTAGGCGGTCACGATACAAAGCCCGATCGCCAGGGCGTACTGCCAACCGGTACGTTTCCGCCGGCCGCCCGCACCGGCATGACCATCGGCGCCGAAATCGGGAAGATTGATGCAACCGTCGACAACGTCGACTCGGGGTCCTCGCTGGCGGCCAATGCAATGAAGTAGCCGGGGAGAAGCCCCAACATCGGGATCCACGACACCGACTGAACGTCCTCCTGGCGAGTGACCAGAGACCCTGCGGCGGCGAACAGAACGCTGTACATCGCGTATCCGAGTAGGAACCACAGGATAAGCGACCCGATCATCGGCCCGGTCCAGGTCCCCAGACCGGGAATCGCCTCAGCGCCGATTAATCTTGTTAGCGCGAGCAAAGAGCCGCCTAGAACCGAGAGTTGGAGCAGACCGAGCGCGCCAATCCCGATCACTTTCCCGGTCAGCAACTGCATCGGGCGAACCCTGGCGAGAACCACCTCGGCGACACGGCTCGACTTCTCCTCCATGACTCCCAGCAGCACGAACTGTCCTGATAGCACGACTGCCATGAACAGGACGATCACGCCAAGGTAGGCGAGACCTTCCCGAGCGGCGGCATCGTCCTCGGGTGGCTTCAGAACCACTGTCCTCGGCAGGGTGGGAGCCAGCAACGACCGCGCCTCTTCGTCCGTGAGGCCCAGTTTCGTGATGGCGTTCTGTTGGGCCGTGGCTTGGACGGCGCCTACCACAATGGCATTCAGAGCCGGACTTTCGGAACGTTGCCAGACGGTCTCGTCGCCGTCGAGCAACACATCCAGATCACCATCAGACAGCATGGTCTCACCTTCGGAACGCGTTGAGACGGGCACCACCTTGATGTCGATTCCGAGGGCGCTAGCGGAGCCTGCCAGCGCAACTGCATAGGGTGGCTGGCCGATTAGGCCCACCGCCTGGGCGGCGTTGGCAGCCTCGATTTGCGATGCCATAAGCGGGCCGAGTCCGAGTATCAGCATGGCCATGATCACCATCGAGATGAGGAAGACCCGGCTACGGATTCGCTGGGTGAAGTCTCGACGAGCGACGAGGAAGACGTTCTGGACGCTATGCATGGTTCACCGCAGAACGGAACAGGTCAGACAGGTGGGGAGGGCCGTAGCTGAACTGCGAAACAGACCCGGAACGTTCTGCGTCGGCCTTGACCTGCTCCATCGTCATGTGGTGGCCGACGATGAAGCTGCCGCCTCGAACGCTTCGGCTGGCAGGAACGTATTCGGGGGAGTCGGGAGTCCACGGGTGTCCATCGACGGTCACTTCGACGCGTATATGGTCCGACTGCGACCTCAGCTTCTCGACATTGCCGGCCAGTACCACGCGGCCCTGGTTGATGATGACGACGTCCTCGCAGATATCCTCGACGAGATCGAGCTGATGGCTCGAAAACAGAATCCCCGTCCCGGAGCCGGCGAGCTCCCCAAGCAGGTCAGCCATGGTTTCGACTCCGAGCGGATCGAGGCCGGCAAAGGGTTCGTCGAGAATCAGCAATCTGGGATGACCGACCACCGCAACGGCCAATTGCATGCGTTGCTGGTTGCCGTGGGAGAGTTCGTCGACTTTGGAACCCGCCCGGTCAGCCAGCCCAAGGCGGCTCAGCCAGTAGCCGGCTTGCTCGTTGGCGTCACTCGGGCTGAGTCCTGCCAGACGACCAAAGTAGACGAGTTGGTCGTTGAGACGCATCTTCGGGTACATCCCGCGTTCTTCCGGCATGTACCCGAATGAGAGCCGATCTGCCTCGTCCACTGGTCGGCCGTCCCAGGTAACGGTTCCTTCGTCGGGTTGGGCCAAACCGAACACGCACCGCATGGCCGTGGTCTTGCCTGCCCCGTTCGGTCCGAGGAATCCGACGATCCGCCCGGCCGGTGCCTCGAAGGTTGCTTGGTCGAGCGCAACAACATTGCCGTACCGTTTGGTAAGGCCAACGAAAGACAACATGGAGTCGACCGTATCGGACGGGGTGTTGGACCGGTAGAGCATAAAGCCGCTTTCAACCAGGTAATTCATCGGATTACCGGTGCAGGTGGTCGAATTCAGAGAAGAGTGATGAACCGGCTGGGGGCCCGATCAGCGGCTGATCTCGAACCGTTCCTCGATAGCTACGAGGTTGCTCTCCGGGCCGGACGAACCTCAGCTGCCCGTGTCCAAGACGGTCGGTCCGCCGATTCCCTCGTCACCATCATTGGGCTCAAGGGTGATCCAAATGCGCGGAAAGTCGCGGCGCGAAACACCTGCGAACGATTTGATCGTACCTCCGGCCCGGAACGTACCTGCCGAGACGTGCCGACCGTCGGGCGCCGTCATCCAGATCTCGTAGAACTCGTCATTGGCGGCCGGCGCGAGCCCGTCTATCGAGAACACCATCCTGGTTCCAGAGGCGGTATTCCAGCCAGCGACGGTGGCTACGGCAGATACCCCGTCGGTGGCAGGCAGTGCTATCTCCCAGTCGGGCTGGCGACTCTCGATCAGCGCGCCCGAGCCGGCGATGACCACGATTAGCGCTGCGGCGACGCCGAACATCCAGATCGGCTTCCGTTTTCCTTGTGATGCGGGGGCGGCCCCCTGTAGGGCAGCGACGACCTGGTCTTCGAGTCCAGGCGATGGGGCGATCCACATGGCGTCGGTGGCGAGCTGGTTGACGAGATGATCAAGGTCGTCGATTCGACTGTGGCACCAGGTACAGCCGGCAAGGTGGGCATCGGTGTCGGAATCGAGATCGACGGCGAGGTAGCGTCCTTGGAATTCGTCACAGGTCATGCTGTTTCCTCACGCAAGTGGCTCAGAACCTCCGCGAGACGCCGGTGGGCCCGATGAGATCTGGATTTGACGGTTCCGATCGGGATTCCGAGCTCCGCGGCGGTTTCGACCATAGTCAGCTGGCGATAATGTGTCGTTTCGATGATCGCGCGCTCTTCCTTCGGGAGCTTGTCCAAGGCTGCCCTGACTTCCCAGGCTTCCCACATCCCTTCGAAGCTTGGCGGCATAACCGCCAGATCTCGAT contains the following coding sequences:
- a CDS encoding ABC transporter permease; translated protein: MHSVQNVFLVARRDFTQRIRSRVFLISMVIMAMLILGLGPLMASQIEAANAAQAVGLIGQPPYAVALAGSASALGIDIKVVPVSTRSEGETMLSDGDLDVLLDGDETVWQRSESPALNAIVVGAVQATAQQNAITKLGLTDEEARSLLAPTLPRTVVLKPPEDDAAAREGLAYLGVIVLFMAVVLSGQFVLLGVMEEKSSRVAEVVLARVRPMQLLTGKVIGIGALGLLQLSVLGGSLLALTRLIGAEAIPGLGTWTGPMIGSLILWFLLGYAMYSVLFAAAGSLVTRQEDVQSVSWIPMLGLLPGYFIALAASEDPESTLSTVASIFPISAPMVMPVRAAGGNVPVGSTPWRSGFVS
- a CDS encoding Na/Pi symporter, whose protein sequence is MLESGIKGIGSDYTDPLFASVSNPLAGLFVGILATVLVQSSSVTTSTIVGLVASGVVGVEAAVPMIMGANIGTTVTNTLVSLTNARRTEQFRLAFAAATMHDFFNIIVVVILLPLEIMTGFLHKAASRISGLFVEGNLGGSFDSPIKATVSWLAKIASNGIEALIGSEAAAAVVLIAAAIAVIFITLTFITKNMRTLVAHRIEASLNAVLAKSGTIGIIVGMVVTIAVQSSSITTSILIPLVASGLLLVRNAYPITLGANIGTTITALLAALAAGSVDGLTIAFTHTLFNVIGILLIYPWPKIRYLPVLLAEGLENLAVKRKSLALIYTFGVFVLVPFLGIVVFT
- a CDS encoding ATP-binding cassette domain-containing protein yields the protein MLSFVGLTKRYGNVVALDQATFEAPAGRIVGFLGPNGAGKTTAMRCVFGLAQPDEGTVTWDGRPVDEADRLSFGYMPEERGMYPKMRLNDQLVYFGRLAGLSPSDANEQAGYWLSRLGLADRAGSKVDELSHGNQQRMQLAVAVVGHPRLLILDEPFAGLDPLGVETMADLLGELAGSGTGILFSSHQLDLVEDICEDVVIINQGRVVLAGNVEKLRSQSDHIRVEVTVDGHPWTPDSPEYVPASRSVRGGSFIVGHHMTMEQVKADAERSGSVSQFSYGPPHLSDLFRSAVNHA
- a CDS encoding 2-oxo acid dehydrogenase subunit E2, whose protein sequence is MAVDVLMPVITEAGEEAVITAWFVDEGQACTSGQLIAEVQAEKVASEVLATADGYVVNRVAIGDPVPQDGAICQIVDTVPAASTEAVTAPVASSNLAPPIKASPAAKRLARELGVELDGVAGSGPEGRITEGDVRGLAVGAGGFTGLRAVIARNMRHSHTSTAPVALFTTVDFGTVAPSSITARVVKAAATVLADHPQLNGTRNGDAFASADRANVAVAIQTDEGLVAPVVADPAAQSIEALAETIRGLADRAASRTLDATDYEGGTFTVTNLGSYGIDGFTPIINLPQVAILGVGAVRTVPAFEAGGGVVAGHQMVLSLTFDHAFVDGAPAAAFLRDVARVLVESSR
- a CDS encoding alpha-ketoacid dehydrogenase subunit beta; this encodes MTTMTDRKLTMQKAIAEGIAQEMAVDPSVFVMGEDVGVYGGIFGATEGLLDKFGPERVIDTPISETGFIGAAVGAAINGMRPIVELMFVDFFGVCMDQIYNNMAKIHYFSGGNIKVPAVLTTAVGGGYSDAGQHSQTLWGLFAHLPGLKVVVPSSAYDAKGLMISAIRDDNPVMYMFHKGALGLGWMVNNPHATGPVPEESYTVPIGKARVAREGTDVTIVTVGLSVHKALDAAALLEADGVSAEIIDLRSLVPLDREAIVASVQKTHRLLVVDEDYQSFGMSGEVITTAVQGAFDYLDAPPVRVATPDIPIPYSHPLETWTLPSVDRIVAAVTEMVSG
- a CDS encoding CoA-binding protein; translated protein: MTLVDASSHDRLRILRTARSVALVGVSANSLRSSNFVASYLVRTPYRVYAVNPAYEEVLGQKCYPSLASLPEVPDVVDVFRKRDDLPAVVDEAIAVGARVVWFQLGLRHDEAAQKAVDAGLEVVQDRCFKIEHARFAGSLHLGGFDTGVISSKRRRPI
- a CDS encoding O-acetylhomoserine aminocarboxypropyltransferase/cysteine synthase, with protein sequence MIERNYGFNTRSIHAGQPPDPETGARAMPIYATTSFVFDDPQQAADLFALQTYGNIYTRIGNPTTAAFEERIASLEGGIGALATASGMSAQLISILTLCQQGDSIVSSKSLYGGTFTQFDVTLRRMGIDVTFVDVSDEQALREAIGQTTKLVYAETIGNPRGDIVDIARVSEVAHEHGLPLIVDNTFATPYLCRPIEHGADIVVHSATKFIGGHGTVIAGCIVESGRFPFDNGNFPVITEPSRAYHDLRFWENFREYAYLTKARVELLRDIGASLSPFNAFQILIGLETLSLRMDRHVSNAKAVAEYLHAHPAVAWVAFPIFEDNPWTELAKRYLPKGPGAVFTFGLKDGFEAGVSFIKRVELASHLANVGDAKTLVIHPASTTHQQVPTEERAGMGIGEDTIRISVGLEDVEDIIADLEQALRSDR
- a CDS encoding NAD(+)/NADH kinase, coding for MIVGLIANPASSKDIRRLTGLARVVDVEEKANLVARFLVGIAAESGVEVLAVDDQAGLVRRAVRLAGDRGAPVGYLDLAVEGSEADTRLGAAMLQASGARALVTVGGDGTVRAAAEGWPEAPLIPVAAGTNNAFALTEEPTVIGLATALAVAGDGRAFVPTTAIAVQTTRGDAVAVIDAVVVRDHWVGAGAIVGPDQLVEAFVTSSRRTAVGIASISAALGPLAGGYARRITFGGSAVVRAVFGPGVVLDIPVADFHDLPRGSEARLLESAGLVALDGERRLPAAGGLVSVIAGPRVLDLEMALSTG
- a CDS encoding anti-sigma factor, which codes for MTCDEFQGRYLAVDLDSDTDAHLAGCTWCHSRIDDLDHLVNQLATDAMWIAPSPGLEDQVVAALQGAAPASQGKRKPIWMFGVAAALIVVIAGSGALIESRQPDWEIALPATDGVSAVATVAGWNTASGTRMVFSIDGLAPAANDEFYEIWMTAPDGRHVSAGTFRAGGTIKSFAGVSRRDFPRIWITLEPNDGDEGIGGPTVLDTGS
- a CDS encoding thiamine pyrophosphate-dependent dehydrogenase E1 component subunit alpha, with product MDIPKAHLVDMYETMVRIRRFEERIRELYFADKLPAFDIAAGLIPGEMHLAAGQEPVAVGMRPHLHPGDAITATHRPHHVAIAQGVDLNKMAAEIFGRETGLGHGKGGHMHLFSVEPNFGCSGIIGEGMPVAVGAAMAFKARGTGNIALSYFGEGAANQGAFHESLNLAALWKLPVVFICEDNAYAISVPKASSTAIPDNSDRASAYGIPGVLVPENDPVAVYEVMGAAMDRARRGDGPSLIEIKTDRLWGHFEGDADAYRSDEFKEDMNDRDPLVAFGKRLVEEGVLSEAEQAAIKEKEYATVEAAIAFALASPYPAPEAALNHVFA